The following DNA comes from Ascaphus truei isolate aAscTru1 chromosome 1, aAscTru1.hap1, whole genome shotgun sequence.
acacgtacaagaaagatgtttgcacttacttaggtgttttaataattgcatgtgactaatatgcatatgcaattcttacatcaattaacacacccaaatgcaatgttttgctgcaaagtcaatggcagcttctctaaacttagcaactggctcctggtggaccattactgaacagacgattacaacataaatatttataacacaattaattatgagtgttaacatttccaaaacttcacgtgtacaagaacatagttgaaagtttggaaacaacacagtcttcagcatacatacaatagtaattagataatctgaagtcaacaaaacaaggccaaagacatattttctgaattataacatttattttttttgttccttttgcgagcgagtaacaggcctgcttgttgtctcttgaattttcctttttcttttgccaccaactttaggcacaacagagccactttgagtggcctctggcacttcacgggcagggcttgtggccagtgactgttcacctacggggcttgtggccagtgactcacctacagggcttgtggccagtgactcacctacagggcttttgggcagtgattcacctacagggcttttgggcagcgattcacctacagggcttttgggcagcgactcacctacagggcttttgggtagtgactgttcacggacagggcttgtgcccagtgacacatgtgagcaagttggtagacactgcacaagtgatggttggtctgtttcatgtgtgtcttgttttgtttttgtcgcctcctttgtaggtgtctgctgctgaatttgtatagatggcagcggtaggatgtcatcaggaacctgcacagcaatgtctgctacttgaccggtaacatttgggcctggtgaatgaatatcagatgaatgtggtgaaaactgacctgcatgaacagatcctggctgggaggtgttgaattgtggtacattagtcattctccagtaattagcttgtgtttgctgaacaactaatgcttcgaatgaggtgttgattttttgcaactgtttaggcacttcaatgaagactctgtggagatgtgccaattgtgatactgtttcttcctgcagtccaatcatcctttccagcactgtcatcatgtctgaatggcgacgattttctgcgtccactatttttccctctgaagctacaattgcatcgtatgtggaagttgatggacgatttggcggtacaacagtttctattggcacctcttcatggtcacatgattgtatttcagtctcttctgtggcgtcatcctcatcatactcatcatcctcatcaccatgatgttctaaaaagaaatgtacacattattaaatggcatgttaatgtatgctgtgttactatgtaattgtactgtgtcctaagtaacacctaacatgttagcatacgttttataacctcattaaaaactaccttgacttacgaataatgtttggactcagtatgaaatatgaatgaatgaaaagttgctctaaactcagaagtcctacatgataattaacatcactaacacaatacatgttgccttacacttaattttcactgacactaagtaatcctatttaaagaagatgtgcaaaacaaataatgcacatgacaacataacatatagaagagcacatattatatggccagcaaatgatacactcaccttctagtagtgttgagctggctgacccaggtgaagacacttgttccatctcaggtgacacatgtcctccaggggcaactatatataacaataacataagttttacatttacatgtgtaaatattgaacaaacacttattgtatgttctgtatttatgattaactaacaacatcagttccttaaccgaaaatgtgtgtgaaagtgaacataaatagttgtaataacactgtacatgcctgtgtacttagaatttttgagttccctaacatacaacatactatgtttctgcagtaatgcgtgaggataaatagattaaatgagtacataaaaatcatatgttgtgtagtgatatcagtatcataatgtacataactatcatgagatgaccattcacaatggttatcatgaaggtggtcatattgcaaaaagtgttgtttttggtagaggatatgtgtggtacattaatcgaagatgtggcacacctgaatgtggctgtgactcaacaagacaacacatgcagtgtgtgataatgtgtctttgatagtagttcaactatagatatgagtgaactaatgtgtgacgtacgctttgataagtaatgagttgttggggcatttagtagctagagttaagctttcaaatgagtgtgattaacttcagttgtgctattcaggttgtaagaaaggtattcccttccccaaaaagcctaatcagccacacctttcaatgacttgaaacaggtgcaaatggtgtgaactaagttgaccgtgaaatgaggctgtaattagtgtgtgtgctgaaccccaccccctctgttgaagtgtatgctgtgatgagatattaattgcagctgctttaacacaatggtagatgagctaagtagtcatctgcagtgtttaagttatgaaaacaatgacataacatatgatacgtgtgcctcattatgctgtctgtatatgacataaagcaaaaatggaccttttcataagcaactatagatgtgttagtgccagtgatgtttgtaggccgttacatgcaatttctttgatgcatgcttaaaataggcagtaatgtcatgtttgtcggagtaaaatcaataaaatacacaataatatgatacatatttctgttctgtacctgtagctactaataatttctcatgaacatgtgttacacatgtgtactaccctgttgttccccatcttcgcccaccatcaattgcttccactgcagctatgcattttgggaattcacatgtaaatgagcacgcaatggcacgtgctatattagttactgcttttagtaggactactacatatatgtctattttgagatatatatatacagaatcagacatatacatatatagatgcaggtatgcttatattgtgaagacagtataaaaagcagtgtaaatatgcaaaataactgtaagcaacgacacgcctagtacagtaatatttatcacctgctggaaattgtgacggataaattccaatgtcacggtcaccagccaagccttccacgacgacggtaagtaattttggccgaagcagctcctccaatggagtcaatatgagacgttgtggtgtgggcccacctccagtgccagtagcatgcacgcgttggtcttgtattttctttttcaatttggacctaatatcatcaaatcttttcccacaatgatacttgtccctgacactattcccacaggcattgacaccaatgactattgtgtcccacatttcttttttgcttgctgcacttgtccgcccttgaaaaacatataaaagatatgaggtaaatgaataataatataagcaccagtttcctacactgctagctgttccaagagatagcaaacatgctgttttatgtgtaatatgtgaagcacatgagcattcactactaaacctatacatgtaagcaaggttgcattcatattgtatgcagttctggcaaattgaccgcctgtgtttatttgtccttgtaaggcatgataaaaagctgtgtttccacactaatgaacatagaaagatattgtgtacccatatttgcatatgaacaaaactcagatgacctaggatcacatgtatttgaataataaatgtaaagttacacttacctactaaatgtccatagagactgtcatagtgctccagaatgccagtgacaagagccctattttcctggtcattgaagcgaggattacgtggcttctccacacgttttttccgagcaggtttagggtcagagcttggctggtgctgactggactctccttcttccaatggaagagcctccaaaagctggccaccagcaagcacgccaccaccagacaccccatcagcaactgcgccaccagcagcactcccagaaccagcactcccactcctagcaccagcactcacactcctagcaccagcactcacactcctagcaccagcactcacactcctagcaccagcactcccagcaccagcactcccactcacagcaacagcactcccactcccagcaccagcactcccactcacagcaacagcactcccactcccagcaacaccactcgcagcaccagcactcccactcccaacaacagcactcccactcccagcaccagcactcccactcccagcaacaccactcggtgcaccagcaacatcactcccctgaacagaacgttcactccgacgcgtactcgcacgagtagcactcccactcccaccagcatcactcttcccacgctttgcgggcatacttccagcactcacaaaaaacagacaagaaatgtacaggcaatcacatgacccacttccacatataaaacaagacaaagatgtaaacaaaacaacaaaggacaaagctcacccaatacacaacaagtctctcagtcaatatgcaaatcttcaatcgtccagctctgtgcgtctctctctctctctcactcccaacaacacagagaatgattagcagtacacgttgcctttaaatatggcgcgcaatcaaaaacatgcttgtttcgcctgattcagcaagatttgtgattgtgcaacctaacagcaccccgccacgcacgccgatacacctgtgtgtgatcggctcatcatcgtgagagtgggcggatttgttttctggttgattttgaatgtattcggcacttactgcatacggagagggaaaaacgccaataacatgactaatcgataagcttgccgatttcacataatcgtcgct
Coding sequences within:
- the LOC142490650 gene encoding uncharacterized protein LOC142490650, which gives rise to MEQVSSPGSASSTLLEEHHGDEDDEYDEDDATEETEIQSCDHEEVPIETVVPPNRPSTSTYDAIVASEGKIVDAENRRHSDMMTVLERMIGLQEETVSQLAHLHRVFIEVPKQLQKINTSFEALVVQQTQANYWRMTNVPQFNTSQPGSVHAGQFSPHSSDIHSPGPNVTGQVADIAVQVPDDILPLPSIQIQQQTPTKEATKTKQDTHETDQPSLVQCLPTCSHVSLGTSPVREQSLPKSPVGESLPKSPVGESLPKSPVGESLPKSPVGESLATSPVGESLATSPVGEQSLATSPAREVPEATQSGSVVPKVGGKRKRKIQETTSRPVTRSQKEQKK